From Verrucomicrobia bacterium S94, the proteins below share one genomic window:
- a CDS encoding RsmB/NOP family class I SAM-dependent RNA methyltransferase has protein sequence MDNKLQQKPLPEKVVRRHAELLEELLPDFSTLVIDEGRPADALLQGFLRSRRELGSRDRRFLAQAVFSYFRWYGWSVRKIGLPPSEACLLGSALESTALSQSFLYLEKRLHLPFPLECMGDLNVQQKCNRLNELLADRKNFQPLELSDLVLPEFGSVVDPDKEEACIHAFQQRPPAWIRTRSGAETITSALTEKGVSSKTHSRVEAAVSLDPGISLQHLLGDLSGRFVVQDLASQCVGLVADPQKGGDWWDCCAGAGGKSLHLADLMEEGKVLSSDIRIPALKELKKRARKYGIRSIRTQPFNAANDEPFTKTFDGVLVDAPCSGWGTWNRNPDARWRTSRRDVIQCASRQLKILNNVKWCVKPGGLLIYAVCTFTRPETEEVVMNFLDQHRDFKPEPFTHPLTGEETEGQLQIWPWEGPGDGMFIARLRRET, from the coding sequence ATGGATAATAAACTCCAGCAAAAACCGCTTCCGGAAAAGGTTGTCCGGCGTCATGCAGAGCTTCTTGAAGAGCTTCTGCCGGACTTTTCAACCCTCGTTATCGACGAAGGCCGACCGGCCGATGCCCTGCTTCAGGGATTCCTCCGTTCGCGCCGTGAACTCGGCTCACGCGACCGCCGTTTTCTGGCCCAGGCCGTCTTTTCCTATTTCAGATGGTATGGCTGGAGCGTCAGAAAAATCGGACTCCCCCCCTCTGAAGCCTGCCTGCTGGGCAGTGCACTCGAATCCACAGCACTTTCGCAGAGTTTTCTCTATCTGGAAAAAAGGCTGCATCTGCCCTTTCCTCTGGAATGTATGGGCGATCTGAATGTGCAGCAGAAATGCAACCGCCTCAACGAACTGCTCGCCGACCGTAAGAATTTCCAGCCGCTGGAACTTTCCGACCTGGTGCTGCCGGAATTCGGAAGTGTGGTCGATCCTGATAAAGAGGAAGCCTGTATCCACGCCTTCCAGCAGCGACCGCCCGCCTGGATCCGTACACGATCCGGCGCGGAAACCATTACTTCCGCTCTCACCGAAAAAGGTGTATCGAGTAAAACGCACAGCCGGGTTGAAGCCGCCGTATCCCTTGATCCCGGAATCAGCCTTCAGCATCTGCTGGGCGATCTGTCCGGAAGGTTCGTTGTGCAGGACCTGGCCTCACAATGCGTCGGTCTCGTTGCTGATCCGCAAAAAGGCGGCGACTGGTGGGACTGCTGCGCCGGGGCCGGCGGAAAATCACTGCATCTGGCCGACCTGATGGAAGAAGGAAAAGTCCTCTCCTCCGATATCCGTATTCCTGCTTTGAAAGAGCTGAAAAAGCGCGCACGAAAATACGGTATCAGAAGTATACGTACACAGCCGTTCAATGCCGCGAATGATGAACCCTTTACCAAAACCTTCGACGGAGTGCTCGTTGATGCCCCCTGCTCCGGCTGGGGAACCTGGAACCGCAATCCGGATGCGCGCTGGCGCACTTCGCGCCGCGATGTCATCCAGTGTGCAAGCCGTCAGCTCAAAATCCTGAATAATGTGAAGTGGTGTGTAAAACCCGGCGGACTGCTGATTTATGCCGTCTGCACCTTTACCCGGCCGGAAACCGAAGAAGTGGTCATGAACTTTCTCGACCAGCACCGCGATTTCAAACCGGAACCGTTTACCCATCCGCTCACCGGAGAGGAAACCGAAGGACAACTGCAGATCTGGCCGTGGGAAGGTCCCGGAGACGGCATGTTTATTGCCCGCCTCAGAAGAGAGACTTAA
- a CDS encoding GlsB/YeaQ/YmgE family stress response membrane protein, with protein sequence MDINPEQLIVLLLIGGSAGWLAGLILKGRGLGLIGNIIVGVIGAFLGTWLFNVIGIHIDGKWLEPLVASLVGSLILLFTASLISKK encoded by the coding sequence ATGGACATTAATCCCGAACAACTCATCGTCTTACTTCTCATCGGAGGTTCCGCCGGATGGCTGGCCGGTCTGATTCTGAAGGGCCGCGGCCTGGGCCTGATCGGCAATATCATTGTCGGCGTAATCGGCGCATTCCTCGGCACCTGGCTGTTCAACGTGATCGGCATCCATATTGACGGGAAGTGGCTTGAGCCGCTCGTCGCATCGCTGGTGGGCTCATTAATTCTTCTTTTTACCGCAAGCCTGATTTCAAAAAAGTAA
- a CDS encoding DUF2339 domain-containing protein, whose translation MEGLIVLAVFGVVFAPIIISIIALVKVSGLRNELDALERKLRNQSAEQIQPQRIRSVSSAPVPEKPRPAVKPEPVSTASRPTVSTESSVEVKPVAAKPTAPKPGIEFLMGGRAAAFIGIAILVIGIALLVGYAIQHAWLGPGARVLFGLASGLALAGLGHWVSRLDEKFTVFSRVLTGGGSALFYFTVFSAYAFYHLIGAVSAGVGLFISAAAVFGLAMLYASQSVAVLGVLGAFVTPLLIGGELDAGVFPLVYVTLINVPVILLGVRRRWQWLYNLAFGFTVLHSLIWMDRLNAADFILGLLFFTVLYLEFAALGLLKLRNEQRVRGRTVDLIRLALLSVFLPGMLYWLFSDTGKNGCGTAFALFGMLQFGVAAFSHKLLTRFSGETTAFVSGGIFALAMALPVQFDGEWVSLGWGIQGAILAWFALRVKSRTLQAGAFFLGLIGIFKVMVLDFEFYAEPPHLFLNARFAVGLVSAGLLALQGKCAARLTDENEPDPWIDAAWLIGAISTVLFFFTDVFWTVGTDSPAGWLLTSGILLAAGTGLVLFGPPRLSILWLGALLLFAVPLKMLLIDAFLAVENFSVEPEPFLNRYIWLQLTLLALLSGTIQPRLRKLHGPMFETLPAFLGLMNLAPLASALGLLSLEISRVKTDWAAMGITILWALSALALILYGMKRRTAPHRYFGLILFGLATLKVLIVDSSELEGLQRIGAFIGTGLLLLTLAFAYQKASAFFQSLEE comes from the coding sequence ATGGAAGGGCTCATTGTACTTGCGGTATTCGGCGTCGTTTTTGCGCCGATCATTATTTCAATCATCGCACTGGTAAAAGTTTCCGGTCTTCGGAACGAGCTGGATGCACTGGAGCGCAAACTCAGAAATCAATCGGCTGAGCAGATTCAGCCGCAGCGAATCCGCTCAGTTTCCTCCGCTCCGGTTCCGGAAAAGCCCCGCCCGGCTGTAAAACCGGAACCGGTTTCTACAGCATCCCGCCCGACGGTTTCCACGGAATCCTCTGTGGAGGTCAAACCGGTTGCAGCAAAACCGACTGCTCCGAAACCGGGCATCGAATTCCTTATGGGCGGCCGTGCCGCCGCTTTCATCGGTATCGCTATTCTGGTCATCGGCATTGCCCTGCTTGTCGGCTATGCCATTCAGCATGCCTGGCTCGGGCCCGGCGCCCGCGTTTTATTCGGTCTGGCTTCCGGTCTGGCACTGGCAGGACTGGGACATTGGGTCAGCCGGCTTGATGAAAAATTCACGGTATTCTCCCGGGTGCTTACCGGGGGCGGGAGTGCCCTGTTTTATTTTACTGTATTTTCCGCCTACGCCTTCTATCACCTAATCGGAGCCGTTTCCGCCGGCGTCGGGCTCTTTATTTCCGCTGCTGCGGTTTTCGGGCTGGCGATGCTTTATGCCTCGCAGTCCGTCGCGGTACTCGGCGTGCTTGGGGCTTTTGTCACTCCGCTGTTGATCGGCGGAGAACTCGATGCCGGCGTGTTTCCGCTGGTCTACGTTACGCTCATTAATGTGCCGGTTATTCTGCTGGGCGTCCGCCGCCGGTGGCAGTGGCTCTACAATCTGGCATTTGGTTTCACCGTGCTTCATTCGCTGATCTGGATGGATCGGCTCAACGCCGCCGATTTTATACTCGGGCTGCTCTTTTTCACGGTACTCTACCTCGAGTTTGCCGCCCTGGGGCTGCTCAAACTCCGCAACGAGCAACGTGTGCGCGGCCGCACCGTCGATCTGATCCGTCTGGCGCTGCTCTCTGTTTTCCTGCCCGGTATGCTGTACTGGCTTTTTTCCGATACCGGAAAAAACGGCTGCGGGACCGCTTTTGCACTTTTCGGGATGCTGCAGTTCGGTGTGGCGGCGTTTTCGCATAAACTTCTCACTCGTTTTTCCGGCGAAACCACAGCCTTTGTCTCCGGCGGCATCTTTGCTCTTGCGATGGCGCTGCCTGTACAGTTCGACGGCGAATGGGTATCGCTGGGCTGGGGTATTCAGGGTGCGATACTCGCCTGGTTTGCCCTGCGCGTAAAATCGCGCACGCTGCAGGCCGGAGCCTTTTTTCTCGGCCTGATCGGTATTTTTAAAGTAATGGTACTGGATTTCGAATTCTACGCCGAGCCGCCGCACCTTTTCCTGAACGCCCGTTTTGCGGTCGGTCTTGTTTCGGCCGGACTGCTGGCGCTGCAGGGAAAATGTGCGGCGCGCCTGACGGATGAAAATGAACCCGATCCCTGGATTGATGCAGCGTGGCTCATCGGCGCGATTTCGACCGTACTCTTTTTCTTCACCGATGTTTTCTGGACGGTAGGTACCGACAGTCCCGCCGGCTGGCTGCTCACCTCCGGCATCCTGCTCGCCGCCGGAACCGGACTGGTGCTGTTCGGTCCACCGCGCCTATCCATTCTGTGGCTGGGCGCATTACTGCTTTTTGCCGTGCCTTTAAAAATGCTGCTGATCGATGCCTTTCTGGCTGTGGAAAACTTTTCCGTGGAACCGGAGCCCTTTCTCAACCGCTATATCTGGCTGCAGCTCACACTGCTTGCTCTGCTTTCCGGAACCATCCAGCCCCGGCTCAGGAAACTGCACGGCCCGATGTTCGAAACCCTGCCCGCCTTTTTAGGGCTCATGAATCTTGCGCCGCTCGCTTCCGCCCTTGGCCTGCTCAGCCTTGAAATCAGCCGTGTCAAAACCGATTGGGCCGCCATGGGGATCACCATCCTCTGGGCCCTCAGTGCACTCGCGCTGATTCTCTACGGTATGAAACGCCGTACTGCGCCGCACCGCTATTTCGGCCTCATCCTTTTCGGGCTCGCCACGCTCAAAGTGTTGATCGTTGACTCTTCCGAACTTGAAGGTCTGCAACGCATTGGTGCCTTCATCGGCACCGGCCTGCTGTTGCTTACCCTTGCTTTCGCCTACCAGAAAGCCTCCGCCTTTTTTCAATCCCTGGAAGAATAA
- a CDS encoding ABC transporter ATP-binding protein, translated as MNTPLRPLEYAYRSSRPLKTMLYLLNRRWYHYLAIACLFGFKYLPVCLLPVFITGIINAFTEENGRIDRLPLWFGLMALSVFQNIFSHTAYIYMLSHAVREMENRLRSALVERLQQLSIPFHSRTESGRLQAKVLRDAEQIQTLCMMLGEVGMSIIVGFLFAIILTALRAPQLLLFYLLMVPLSVGITALFRRHINRQNNAYRSELEQMSSETVEMLNMIPIARAHGLEDTAVSRSRSTFSAVSREGLKLDFINAFFGSSSWATFHLSLIVALALLSWLCMKGRISAGEIILFQSLFAMLVAAVSQLLGMIPQIAKGMESIRSIGEVLECPDLEQDTGRETLETLKGRVDFEQVHFTYENSDHHSVSDFTLPVAPGECIALVGSSGAGKSTLIQLLIGFLRPSSGRILFDGIDMAELDMRTVRRFISVVPQETVLFSGSIRENITYGLNHVSESKLGEVLAAANLTAFIEELPEGLETRIGEDGARLSGGQRQRIAIARALIRNPRILILDEATSALDVVSEKLVQEAIDRAVQNRTTFIVAHRLSTIRQADRIVVMQDGRIAETGTYQELHDLRGIFYEMQQLQH; from the coding sequence ATGAACACACCTCTCAGACCGCTTGAATATGCCTACCGCAGCAGCCGTCCGCTGAAAACCATGCTCTACCTGCTGAACCGCCGGTGGTATCACTACCTCGCAATTGCCTGTCTTTTCGGCTTCAAATATCTTCCCGTCTGCCTGCTGCCGGTTTTCATTACCGGAATCATCAACGCCTTCACCGAAGAAAACGGACGCATCGACCGCCTTCCGCTCTGGTTCGGTCTGATGGCCCTTTCCGTTTTTCAGAATATTTTTTCCCATACCGCCTATATCTACATGCTCAGCCATGCCGTTCGTGAAATGGAAAACCGGCTTCGCAGCGCACTGGTTGAACGGCTCCAGCAGCTCTCCATTCCCTTTCACAGCCGCACCGAATCCGGTCGCCTGCAGGCCAAAGTCCTGCGTGATGCAGAACAGATTCAGACACTCTGCATGATGCTTGGCGAAGTCGGCATGTCCATCATCGTCGGGTTTCTTTTCGCCATCATCCTGACCGCCCTGCGCGCCCCGCAGCTGCTGCTCTTCTACCTGCTCATGGTACCGCTCTCCGTCGGCATCACCGCACTCTTCCGTCGACACATCAACCGGCAGAACAACGCATACCGATCTGAACTTGAACAGATGTCCTCCGAAACTGTGGAAATGCTAAACATGATCCCTATCGCCCGCGCCCACGGACTGGAAGATACCGCCGTCAGCCGCTCCCGTTCCACTTTCAGCGCTGTCAGCCGTGAAGGACTCAAGCTCGATTTCATCAACGCGTTTTTCGGTTCCTCATCCTGGGCAACCTTCCACCTCTCGCTCATCGTTGCCCTTGCCCTGCTCAGCTGGCTGTGCATGAAGGGCCGGATATCCGCCGGAGAAATCATTCTGTTTCAAAGCCTGTTTGCCATGCTGGTTGCCGCAGTCAGTCAATTGCTCGGCATGATTCCCCAGATTGCCAAGGGCATGGAATCCATCCGCTCCATCGGCGAAGTGCTGGAATGTCCCGACCTCGAACAGGATACCGGACGGGAAACGCTCGAAACCCTCAAAGGACGTGTCGATTTCGAGCAGGTTCATTTTACCTATGAAAACAGCGATCACCACAGCGTATCCGATTTCACCCTGCCCGTAGCACCCGGAGAATGCATTGCACTGGTCGGCTCTTCCGGTGCCGGAAAATCCACGCTCATCCAGCTGCTCATCGGTTTTCTCCGGCCCTCTTCCGGACGAATTCTCTTCGACGGCATCGATATGGCCGAACTCGACATGCGCACCGTCCGCCGCTTCATCTCCGTGGTTCCACAGGAAACCGTCCTCTTTTCCGGATCCATCCGCGAAAACATTACCTACGGCCTCAACCACGTCTCCGAGTCTAAACTCGGCGAAGTGCTCGCAGCCGCCAATCTGACGGCATTCATTGAAGAACTGCCCGAAGGCCTGGAAACCCGGATCGGCGAAGACGGTGCCCGCCTCTCCGGCGGCCAACGCCAGCGTATCGCCATTGCCCGCGCGCTGATCCGCAATCCCAGAATCCTCATTCTCGACGAAGCCACCTCCGCCCTCGATGTCGTTTCAGAAAAACTGGTGCAGGAAGCCATCGACCGCGCGGTACAGAACCGCACCACCTTTATTGTGGCCCACCGCCTCTCCACCATCCGTCAGGCCGACCGCATCGTTGTCATGCAAGACGGCCGCATAGCCGAAACCGGCACCTATCAGGAACTGCACGACCTCCGCGGCATTTTCTACGAAATGCAGCAGCTCCAGCACTGA
- a CDS encoding nucleoside-diphosphate kinase: MSKELGYVLITPYTLRKSRTGGVLGRLMSTTGLELVAARMIGPSRELVKRYADLIRSEDEVWPEIREVLSEYIEREMAPMEDGRVHRVLMLLFEGENAVQKLRDAIGGFEDSIESADTIRGTFGDYIKDNEGNVTYFEPAVLAAPTVEIAKKTIGLWAEFSEQDGGILDNTIRMADEKDAEQALVIIKPDNFTFPSSRPGNIIDIFSRSGLRLVGTKVQKMSLAQAQEFYGPVQNVLREKLGGRAVDKACEVLKKEFGFEMPAEVREALEGTLGPAYGDDQFYSIMQYMTGLWAPDVDADSTMAEGVARSMVLVYAGENAIEKIRGILGPTDPSKAEPGSVRKEYGTDIMVNAAHASDSPENAQREIGILKVDEDTITRWYNEYYS, translated from the coding sequence ATGTCAAAGGAACTTGGATATGTATTAATTACCCCGTACACGTTGCGTAAATCGCGTACCGGCGGGGTATTGGGTCGGTTGATGAGTACTACCGGGCTGGAGCTGGTTGCGGCCCGTATGATCGGCCCGAGCCGTGAACTGGTTAAACGGTATGCGGATCTGATCCGCAGCGAAGATGAAGTCTGGCCGGAAATCCGCGAGGTACTTTCTGAATATATCGAACGCGAAATGGCTCCGATGGAAGACGGGCGGGTACACCGCGTTCTGATGCTGTTGTTCGAAGGTGAAAATGCCGTGCAGAAACTGCGCGATGCCATCGGAGGATTTGAAGATTCCATCGAAAGCGCAGATACGATCCGCGGTACGTTCGGGGATTATATCAAGGACAATGAAGGCAACGTGACTTATTTTGAGCCGGCGGTACTTGCTGCACCGACGGTTGAAATCGCGAAAAAGACCATCGGGCTCTGGGCGGAGTTTTCTGAACAGGACGGCGGTATTCTGGATAACACCATCCGTATGGCTGATGAAAAGGATGCGGAACAGGCACTGGTGATTATCAAGCCCGATAACTTCACATTCCCGAGCTCCCGGCCGGGCAATATCATTGATATTTTCTCCCGCTCCGGTCTTCGGCTGGTCGGCACGAAAGTACAGAAAATGAGTCTGGCGCAGGCGCAGGAATTTTATGGTCCTGTCCAGAATGTGCTTCGTGAAAAACTGGGCGGTCGCGCCGTGGATAAGGCCTGCGAGGTGCTGAAAAAGGAATTCGGTTTTGAAATGCCGGCCGAAGTACGGGAAGCCCTGGAAGGCACATTAGGTCCGGCATATGGTGATGACCAGTTCTACAGCATCATGCAGTACATGACCGGTCTCTGGGCACCGGATGTGGATGCGGATTCCACCATGGCTGAGGGCGTTGCACGCAGTATGGTGCTGGTTTATGCCGGTGAAAACGCCATTGAAAAAATTCGCGGCATTCTTGGTCCGACAGATCCGAGCAAAGCGGAACCGGGTTCGGTACGTAAAGAATACGGAACCGATATTATGGTTAACGCCGCGCATGCTTCGGATTCACCGGAAAATGCACAGCGCGAAATCGGTATTCTGAAAGTGGACGAAGACACGATTACGCGTTGGTACAATGAGTATTATTCCTGA
- a CDS encoding aspartate/tyrosine/aromatic aminotransferase, producing the protein MWKEIEAAPADAILGLTEAFKKDENPNKVNLGVGVFKDDEGTTPILNSIKTAEKKLAETETTKSYLPIPGNPAYGAAVQKLLFGVDSEVIRSNRAATLHTPGGTGALRVGADLLKKFRPDAKVWVSTPTWANHKGIFSAAGYEIADYPYYNPETKGVKYDALIGTLEKVPAGDIVLMHVCCHNPTGADLVGEQWDAVVEIAKTKGWMPFLDFAYQGFGDSIEEDRTAVEKFAAAGLDFVVASSFSKNFGLYNERTGAFTIVTPSAEETAVALSHAKLTVRVNYSNPSAHGGLAALTVLEDEALYNQWIGEVAGMRNRIKEMRAALVDGLAARGVEQDFSYIKEQRGMFSFSGLSDEIVEWLKVNKSVYIVKGGRINVAGLTRKNIDYVCDAIAEALKA; encoded by the coding sequence ATGTGGAAAGAAATCGAAGCTGCTCCGGCAGATGCAATTCTCGGGCTGACCGAGGCGTTCAAAAAGGATGAAAATCCAAACAAGGTCAATCTCGGCGTCGGCGTATTCAAAGATGATGAAGGTACGACCCCGATCCTGAACAGCATCAAGACCGCCGAGAAAAAGCTGGCCGAGACCGAAACCACAAAAAGCTATCTCCCCATTCCCGGAAATCCGGCCTATGGCGCGGCTGTTCAGAAACTGCTGTTCGGTGTGGACAGCGAAGTGATCCGCTCCAACCGGGCGGCCACACTGCATACGCCGGGCGGAACCGGTGCGCTGCGTGTCGGTGCCGATCTGCTGAAAAAATTCCGGCCGGATGCAAAAGTCTGGGTAAGCACGCCCACCTGGGCCAATCACAAAGGGATTTTCAGTGCCGCCGGTTACGAGATTGCGGACTATCCGTACTACAATCCGGAAACCAAAGGCGTGAAATACGATGCATTGATCGGAACGCTGGAAAAGGTTCCGGCCGGTGATATTGTGCTGATGCACGTCTGCTGCCATAATCCGACAGGAGCCGATCTGGTCGGGGAGCAGTGGGATGCGGTGGTCGAAATCGCCAAAACCAAAGGCTGGATGCCGTTCCTTGATTTTGCCTATCAGGGCTTTGGGGACAGTATTGAGGAAGATCGCACGGCCGTTGAAAAATTTGCTGCCGCCGGCCTTGATTTTGTAGTGGCGAGTTCGTTCTCGAAAAACTTCGGTCTGTACAATGAACGGACCGGTGCATTCACCATCGTCACCCCCTCGGCCGAAGAGACCGCGGTTGCGCTCAGCCACGCAAAGCTGACGGTTCGCGTAAACTATTCCAATCCGTCGGCGCACGGTGGCTTGGCGGCGCTGACGGTGCTGGAGGATGAAGCGCTTTACAACCAGTGGATCGGCGAGGTGGCCGGCATGCGCAATCGGATCAAAGAGATGCGCGCAGCCCTGGTCGATGGTCTTGCGGCACGCGGTGTTGAGCAGGATTTCTCCTACATTAAAGAACAGCGCGGCATGTTTTCTTTCAGTGGACTCTCCGATGAAATCGTCGAGTGGCTGAAAGTGAATAAGTCGGTTTATATCGTGAAAGGCGGGCGCATCAACGTCGCCGGTCTGACCCGTAAAAACATCGACTATGTCTGTGACGCCATTGCGGAAGCGCTGAAGGCGTAA
- a CDS encoding rubredoxin — protein sequence MKKYICDVCGWIYDPEVGDPDSGIAPGTAFEDIPDDWECPECGVGKDDFSVIED from the coding sequence ATGAAGAAATATATCTGTGATGTGTGCGGTTGGATCTACGATCCGGAGGTTGGTGACCCGGACAGCGGAATCGCACCGGGAACTGCATTTGAAGATATTCCTGACGATTGGGAATGCCCGGAATGCGGCGTCGGTAAAGACGACTTTTCCGTCATCGAAGACTAA
- a CDS encoding FprA family A-type flavoprotein, with protein sequence MNTELREGINWVGYIDWTVRDFHGYKTESGSTYNAYLIEDEYNAVIDGVKGQYADYQVKRIADRVGLDTIKYIVCNHAEPDHSGSLPDLMKACPNAVMVCNAKCKDALEKHYDTAEWKWQVVNDGDTIPLGKRSLSFINTPMVHWPESMFTYVSEEKLLFSMDAFGQHFATAFRFDDEEPLDVILQEAKAYYANIVMLYGRPIAQTLDKAAELEIEMIAPSHGVIWRSHIKEVLESYRKWVVCKPEPKVIVMFATMWGATRKMAEAILEGVQEYEVEARFYSVDATHSTTIATEVLDAAAVAIGSSTLNNTLMPNMAGLLCYLGGLRPTNKKGFAFGSYGWSKRGGASEVEDRMKDMKIELMREPIRSQYVPTPELLEICREAGRELGKYAEQYKD encoded by the coding sequence ATGAATACCGAACTACGCGAAGGCATCAACTGGGTGGGCTATATCGATTGGACGGTCCGTGATTTCCACGGCTATAAAACCGAAAGCGGTTCCACCTATAACGCTTATCTGATTGAAGATGAATACAATGCGGTGATCGACGGCGTGAAGGGGCAGTATGCCGATTACCAGGTTAAACGCATCGCCGACCGGGTCGGTCTCGATACCATCAAATATATTGTCTGCAATCATGCCGAACCCGATCATTCCGGAAGTCTTCCGGACCTGATGAAGGCCTGTCCGAATGCCGTGATGGTCTGCAATGCAAAATGTAAAGATGCGCTGGAGAAACATTATGATACTGCGGAATGGAAATGGCAGGTGGTTAATGACGGCGATACAATTCCGCTGGGAAAACGTTCACTGAGCTTCATCAATACGCCGATGGTGCACTGGCCGGAATCGATGTTTACGTATGTGTCCGAAGAAAAACTGCTCTTTTCCATGGATGCTTTCGGGCAGCATTTTGCGACGGCCTTCCGTTTCGACGATGAAGAACCGCTGGATGTGATTCTGCAGGAAGCGAAAGCCTATTATGCCAATATCGTAATGCTTTACGGCCGCCCGATTGCCCAGACACTGGATAAAGCCGCCGAGCTGGAGATTGAAATGATAGCCCCGAGTCACGGCGTGATCTGGCGCAGCCATATTAAGGAAGTACTGGAGTCTTATCGGAAATGGGTCGTCTGTAAGCCGGAGCCGAAAGTGATTGTGATGTTTGCCACCATGTGGGGAGCTACCCGCAAAATGGCGGAGGCCATTCTGGAAGGAGTGCAGGAGTATGAAGTGGAGGCGCGTTTTTACAGTGTGGATGCCACACACTCCACCACCATTGCCACCGAGGTGCTCGATGCTGCCGCTGTCGCCATCGGTTCTTCTACACTCAACAATACACTGATGCCCAATATGGCCGGTCTGCTCTGCTATCTCGGCGGCTTGCGCCCGACCAACAAAAAAGGCTTTGCTTTCGGTTCCTACGGCTGGTCGAAACGCGGCGGGGCTTCCGAAGTGGAAGACCGCATGAAGGATATGAAAATCGAACTCATGCGCGAACCGATCCGTTCGCAGTATGTTCCAACCCCCGAACTCCTTGAAATTTGTCGTGAAGCGGGGCGCGAATTAGGCAAATATGCCGAGCAGTATAAAGATTAA
- a CDS encoding Rrf2 family transcriptional regulator — protein MADIIKISDATALAMHSLVHLALEPDHVSTTAKIADVFEASRHHLAKVHQKLTKAGYVASSRGPAGGVSLARDPAEITLLEIYELMEGTMLCKPCLFGKARCPRNDCVLGALLPDLARQVHDYFEKTTVAQLAQESNWGN, from the coding sequence ATGGCGGATATTATAAAAATTTCGGATGCAACGGCGCTGGCGATGCATTCTCTGGTTCATCTGGCGCTTGAGCCGGATCACGTATCGACGACCGCAAAAATAGCCGATGTGTTCGAAGCGTCGCGGCATCATTTGGCCAAAGTGCACCAGAAACTGACCAAAGCGGGATATGTGGCATCGAGCCGCGGTCCGGCCGGCGGCGTTTCACTGGCCCGGGATCCGGCGGAAATCACCCTGTTGGAGATCTATGAACTGATGGAGGGCACGATGCTGTGTAAACCGTGCCTTTTCGGCAAGGCGCGCTGTCCGCGGAATGACTGCGTGCTCGGAGCGCTTCTGCCGGATCTGGCGCGGCAGGTGCATGATTATTTTGAGAAAACAACGGTTGCGCAGCTGGCGCAGGAATCTAACTGGGGAAACTGA
- the mdh gene encoding malate dehydrogenase, with protein MARKKIALIGAGQIGGTMALLAAQKELGDVVTIDIAEGVPQGKSLDITHGAQVIPSSVNLTGSNDYSAMKDADVVIVTAGLPRKPGMSRDDLLEVNCGIIKTVGENIKEQAPNAFVIVVTNPLDAMVYTMQKVTGFPANKVVGMAGVLDSSRFSSLIALELGVAAEDVTAMVMGGHGDTMVPLIRYATVGGVPVTQMLPMDKLEAIAARTAKSGGEIVGLLKTGSAFYSPGISAIKMAEAYLKDKKSVLTCAARLNGEYGIDGLYAGVPVIMGADGVEKVIEVELDETEKAAFDVSINAVKELTEWVENNFSA; from the coding sequence ATGGCACGTAAGAAAATTGCACTCATAGGCGCCGGGCAGATCGGCGGGACGATGGCATTGCTCGCCGCACAGAAAGAACTCGGCGACGTGGTAACCATCGATATCGCGGAAGGTGTCCCGCAGGGCAAAAGCCTCGACATCACCCACGGCGCACAGGTAATTCCTTCTTCCGTAAACCTCACCGGTTCCAACGATTATTCGGCCATGAAAGATGCTGACGTCGTCATTGTCACTGCCGGTCTTCCCCGCAAACCGGGCATGAGCCGCGACGACCTGCTGGAAGTCAACTGCGGCATCATTAAAACCGTGGGCGAAAACATCAAGGAACAGGCTCCGAACGCTTTTGTTATCGTGGTCACCAATCCGCTGGACGCCATGGTGTACACCATGCAGAAAGTCACCGGTTTCCCGGCCAATAAAGTGGTCGGCATGGCCGGCGTACTCGACAGCTCGCGTTTTTCCTCGCTGATCGCTCTTGAACTCGGTGTGGCCGCTGAAGACGTTACCGCCATGGTAATGGGCGGACACGGGGACACGATGGTTCCGCTCATCCGCTACGCTACGGTCGGCGGAGTTCCGGTAACCCAGATGCTTCCGATGGATAAACTCGAAGCCATTGCAGCCCGCACAGCAAAATCCGGCGGCGAAATTGTCGGCCTGCTGAAAACCGGTTCCGCTTTCTACAGCCCGGGCATCTCCGCCATCAAAATGGCCGAAGCCTATTTGAAAGACAAAAAATCGGTCCTCACCTGCGCCGCACGACTCAACGGTGAATACGGTATCGACGGTCTGTATGCCGGTGTTCCGGTCATCATGGGGGCGGACGGCGTCGAAAAAGTCATTGAAGTTGAGCTCGACGAAACCGAAAAAGCGGCGTTTGATGTTTCCATCAACGCGGTTAAAGAGCTGACCGAGTGGGTTGAAAACAACTTTTCTGCATAA